The Impatiens glandulifera chromosome 8, dImpGla2.1, whole genome shotgun sequence genome includes a window with the following:
- the LOC124913244 gene encoding uncharacterized protein LOC124913244, with product MTLQIGLFASVMAETTVPDFPGRISWKSALCLKKIVMKFEEMDLVEKVYNTQFRYIVSAPVLQFSGTIEDYDDEEEGSEPEDEHEEPTSKPNTRKRKAALNLKEAVNLKRKLAYESSPANIPSPPSATSPGLPPTSSVGCKCEELKEEVKALKEELIKEVKEELKEMKTAYEETQTNHKAYMKKLVDRKAEDSVVKVDETENNVKVDGGEMLLSDMMQEIIEKKKDKVKVEKVEKVEKKAKVGKVKLKVGKVEKKVKLKDEATNDETKTVFTCEARKKLFVRVLTKSTWLKDPEIDAVCHLLRKRIEQYPKTYKHCKVSIGDCLLADMMRREYPNYKKDPEKFPISDVFSQYFWGAPHRHMPEWPLVDDIYVPLNIGNKHWVLCVVRVQDNHIDVYDCDSSIYRNLDPYMRPLCEMFPRIYAMGASDAELRRYPNFNFQKLTYKRLPHPVKNAVAKNGEVPRAAESGDCGVFMLMHMEYLTAGLGVEKNLTCAYVF from the exons atggcagaaactACCGTTCCTGATTTCCCTGGACGGATTTCTTGGAAAAGCGCCCTCTGCCTTAAGAAGATTGTTATGAAGtttgaggaaatggatcttgtgGAGAAGGTGTACAATACCCAATTCAGATATATAGTCTCTGCGCCAGtgttgcagttctcaggaactatt gaggattatgatgatgaagaggaggGAAGTGAACCTGAGGATGAACATGAAGAACCTACTTCCAAACCAAACACCCGGAAGAGAAAGGCTGCGCTTAATCTCAAAGAAGCCGTAAACCTGAAGAGGAAACTTGCTTATGAATCTAGTCCTGCCAACATTCCTAGCCCCCCATCCGCTACTAGTCCTGGATTACCTCCAACATcttctgttggatgtaaatgtgaagAGCTGAAAGAGGAGGTAAAAGCGCTGAAGGAGGAGCTCATCAAAGAGGTGAAGGAGGAGCTCAAAGAGATGAAAACAGCTTACGAAGAAACTCAAACAAATCACAAGGCTTATATGAAAAAGCTGGTT GATAGGAAGGCGGAGGATAGTGTGGTGAAGGTGGACGAGACTGAGAataatgtgaag gtggatggtggggagatgttGCTCTCCGATATGATgcaagaaataattgagaaaaagaaggataaggtcaaggttgagaaggttgAGAAGGTAGAGAAGAAAGCCAAGGTTGGGAAGGTTAAACTCAAGGTTGggaaggttgagaagaaagtcaag TTGAAAGATGAAGCTACCAATGATGAGACAAAGACTGTGTTTACTTGCGAAGCACGAAAGAAGttgtttgttagagttctaacaaagtccacatggcttaaagatcct GAAATCGACGCAGTCTGCCACTTGTTGCGCAAAAGGATTGAGCaatatcccaagacatataaacatTGTAAAGTATCAATAGGGGATTGCTTATTAGCAGATATGATGAGGCGAGAGTACCCGAACTATAAAAAAGATCCTGAAAAATTTCCAATATCAGACGTCTTTTCTCAGTACTTCTGGGGAGCGCCTCATAGACATATGCCAGAATGGCCACTAGTAGACGATATTTACGTGCCTTTGAACATTGGCAACAAGCATTGGGTACTGTGCGTCGTTCGTGTACAAGATAATCACATTGACGTTTATGACTGCGACTCGAGTATTTATAGGAATCTCGATCCATACATGAGACCTTTGTGTGAGATGTTTCCACGAATATATGCAATGGGAGCCAGTGATGCTGAGCTACGACGGTatcctaatttcaatttccagaAACTGACATATAAAAGGTTGCCACACCCAGTCAAAAATGCAGTCGCCAAAAATGGGGAAGTCCCTAGAGCAGCAGAAAGTGGGGATTGTGGTGTATTTATGCTTATGCACATGGAATACTTGACTGCTGGTTTAGGTGTAGAAAAG AACTTGACTTGTGCTTATGTATTCTGA